The following proteins are encoded in a genomic region of Brachypodium distachyon strain Bd21 chromosome 1, Brachypodium_distachyon_v3.0, whole genome shotgun sequence:
- the LOC106865846 gene encoding probable aquaporin PIP2-8 has protein sequence MAPSVCTACSNGNGNDNNGKDYLDPPPALLLDTAELTKWSLYRAAIAEFTATLLFVYIAIATVIGHNHQSSTACSSGAGILGIAWSFGGTIFVLVYSTAGISGGHINPAVTFALLLARKLTLLRAVFYIVSQCVGAIFGAAIARSVHGRARYLLHGGGANELAPGFSAAAGLGAEVVGTFVLVYIVFSATDPKRKARDCHVPVLAPLPIGFAVFMVHLATIPITGTGINPARSLGAAVAYNGDKAWSEHWIFWVGPLLGAALAMVYHEFVLRGKAMASFRRSNYTAAAAY, from the coding sequence ATGGCGCCCAGCGTCTGCACAGCCTGCagcaacggcaacggcaacgACAACAATGGCAAGGACTACCTTGACCCCCCGCCGGCTTTACTCCTCGACACGGCCGAGCTAACCAAGTGGTCGCTCTACCGTGCCGCCATCGCCGAGTTCACGGCCACACTCCTCTTCGTCTACATCGCCATCGCCACAGTCATCGGCCACAACCACCAGTCCTCAACCGCCTgcagctccggcgccggcatcCTCGGCATCGCCTGGTCCTTCGGGGGCACAATCTTCGTCCtcgtctactccaccgccggcATCTCCGGCGGCCACATCAACCCGGCAGTCACATtcgcgctcctcctcgcccgcaAGCTCACACTCCTCCGCGCCGTCTTCTACATCGTCTCCCAGTGCGTCGGCGCCATCTTCGGCGCCGCCATTGCCCGCTCCGTGCACGGCAGGGCGCGCTACCtgctccacggcggcggcgccaacgAGCTCGCCCCGggcttctccgccgccgccgggctcgGCGCCGAGGTCGTCGGCACCTTTGTGCTGGTTTACATTGTGTTCTCGGCGACGGACCCCAAGAGGAAGGCCAGGGACTGCCATGTCCCGGTCCTCGCGCCGCTGCCGATCGGCTTCGCGGTGTTCATGGTGCATCTGGCCACGATCCCGATTACGGGGACGGGGATTAATCCTGCCAGGAGTTTGGGCGCTGCGGTGGCTTATAATGGGGACAAGGCGTGGAGCGAGCACTGGATTTTTTGGGTCGGGCCGCTGCTTGGGGCTGCTTTGGCCATGGTGTACCATGAGTTTGTGCTCAGAGGCAAGGCCATGGCTTCCTTCCGCCGCTCAAActacaccgccgccgccgcctactaG